One region of Bosea sp. 29B genomic DNA includes:
- a CDS encoding murein L,D-transpeptidase family protein, which yields MSDRSLFQRLRRFALLGVAAVALSSCVGMEGDGRGNQPLPAALVSQMSNKGMSQADPIVVRLYKKESELEVWKRDRSGQYALLKTYPMCRWSGQLGPKKREGDRQAPEGFYTVTPELMNPRSQFYLSYNLGYPNALEKAQGYTGSALMIHGACTSAGCYAMTDDGVTEIYGLAREAFAGGQRSFQVQAFPFRMTPENMARHRSNPNIAFWRNLKEGSDHFEATRQPPKLATCGGRYVFNPAGDASAFVPGAPCPAYETDPEVASLVSARSARDDARLAELSGSTPAMSYALMDGGMHQSFRKILRNIGPERMQTMVAGKVEISQPQAALADPYGAGGDDEPQQASATGSILSR from the coding sequence ATGTCCGATCGCTCTCTCTTCCAGCGTCTCCGGCGCTTCGCTCTGCTCGGCGTCGCCGCCGTTGCCCTGTCGTCCTGTGTCGGGATGGAGGGCGACGGCCGGGGCAACCAGCCTTTGCCGGCTGCGCTCGTCTCGCAGATGTCGAACAAGGGCATGAGCCAGGCCGACCCGATCGTCGTGCGCCTCTACAAGAAGGAGAGCGAGCTCGAGGTCTGGAAGCGCGACCGCTCCGGCCAATACGCCCTGCTCAAGACCTATCCGATGTGCCGCTGGTCCGGCCAGCTCGGTCCCAAGAAGCGCGAGGGCGACCGGCAAGCGCCGGAGGGCTTCTATACGGTGACGCCGGAGCTGATGAATCCGAGGTCGCAGTTCTACCTCTCCTATAATCTCGGCTATCCCAATGCGCTGGAGAAGGCGCAGGGTTATACCGGCTCGGCTCTGATGATCCATGGCGCCTGCACCTCGGCCGGCTGCTATGCGATGACCGATGACGGCGTCACCGAGATCTACGGGCTGGCGCGCGAGGCGTTCGCGGGCGGTCAGCGCAGCTTCCAGGTCCAGGCCTTCCCCTTCCGGATGACGCCCGAGAACATGGCGCGCCATCGCAGCAATCCGAACATCGCCTTCTGGCGCAATCTCAAGGAAGGCTCGGATCATTTCGAGGCGACCCGCCAGCCGCCGAAGCTGGCGACCTGCGGCGGCCGCTATGTCTTCAACCCGGCCGGCGATGCCTCGGCTTTCGTTCCTGGCGCGCCGTGCCCGGCCTATGAGACCGATCCGGAGGTCGCCTCGCTGGTCTCCGCGCGCAGCGCCCGCGACGATGCGCGGCTCGCCGAGCTCTCCGGCAGTACGCCGGCGATGAGCTATGCGCTGATGGATGGCGGCATGCACCAGAGCTTCCGCAAGATCCTGCGCAATATCGGGCCGGAGCGGATGCAGACCATGGTCGCCGGCAAGGTCGAGATCAGCCAGCCGCAGGCGGCTCTGGCCGACCCCTATGGCGCCGGCGGCGACGATGAGCCGCAGCAGGCATCGGCGACCGGGTCGATCTTGTCGCGTTGA
- a CDS encoding SCO family protein, protein MPILKIIRYGAWAAVVLVAFAAAAITLGWWRVDGPGRPSSGVAVSTPLADVGGPFTSTDHTGRKVSQADYLGKPTLVFFGFTHCPEVCPTTLFELTTLLGKLGPEADKLNVLFVSVDPERDTPAQLALYLQSFDPRIVGLSGTQAELDAALKAFKAYAKRIPTQDGYTMDHTASVYLMDAEGRFRSLIDYHEEQDSALAKVKLLLKR, encoded by the coding sequence ATGCCGATCCTCAAGATCATCCGTTACGGCGCCTGGGCTGCCGTTGTCCTCGTCGCCTTCGCCGCCGCCGCGATCACGCTCGGCTGGTGGCGCGTCGACGGACCCGGCCGGCCGAGCTCGGGCGTGGCCGTATCGACGCCGCTGGCCGATGTCGGCGGTCCGTTCACCTCGACCGACCATACCGGCCGCAAGGTCTCGCAGGCCGATTATCTCGGCAAGCCGACGCTGGTTTTCTTCGGCTTCACCCATTGCCCGGAGGTCTGCCCGACCACGCTGTTCGAGCTCACCACCCTGCTCGGCAAGCTCGGCCCCGAGGCCGACAAGCTCAACGTGCTCTTCGTCTCCGTCGATCCCGAGCGCGACACGCCGGCGCAGCTTGCGCTCTACCTGCAATCCTTCGATCCGCGCATTGTCGGGCTCTCCGGCACGCAGGCCGAGCTCGACGCGGCGCTGAAGGCCTTCAAGGCCTATGCCAAGCGCATCCCGACGCAGGACGGCTACACCATGGACCACACCGCCTCGGTCTATCTGATGGACGCGGAGGGTCGCTTCCGCAGCCTGATCGACTATCACGAGGAGCAGGACTCGGCGCTGGCGAAGGTCAAGCTGCTGCTGAAGCGCTGA
- a CDS encoding aldehyde dehydrogenase family protein codes for MLTVVQAYDRAPIEEIATDDAAALEAKLQAADKVFRDRGNWLKTHERIAILRRLAGLLDAKRDHFARLIAREGGKPLPDAIVEATRAVDGIYNAADELRNFGGREIPMGLTPAAVNRWAFTTKEPIGIVAAISAFNHPLNLIVHQVAPAIAVGCPVIIKPASTTPLCCRDFVALVHEAGLPEAWCQTFLPETNELAEALATDRRVAFLSFIGSAKVGWYLHSKLAHGARSALEHGGAAPAIVDRSADLDRIIEPVVKGGFYHAGQVCVSTQRIYVHEEIADAFTERLVARVAKLRTGDPTLKETEVGPLILPKEADRVASWIDEAVKGGAKLALGGKRLSETTLEPAVLLDPAVDAKVSQLEVFGPLVCVYRYSKLDEAIARANSLNVAFQGSVFAQDIDVALHVAERLDASAVMVNDPTAFRTDWMPFAGRKESGYGTGGIPYTMRDMTQEKMILMNRR; via the coding sequence ATGCTGACAGTGGTCCAGGCCTATGATCGCGCGCCGATCGAGGAGATCGCCACCGACGATGCGGCGGCGCTCGAAGCCAAACTGCAGGCGGCCGACAAGGTCTTCCGCGACCGCGGCAACTGGCTCAAAACCCATGAGCGGATTGCGATCCTGCGCAGGCTCGCCGGCCTGCTCGACGCCAAGCGCGACCATTTCGCCCGGCTGATCGCGCGCGAGGGCGGCAAGCCGCTGCCCGACGCCATCGTCGAGGCGACGCGCGCCGTCGACGGCATCTACAATGCCGCCGACGAACTCCGGAATTTCGGCGGGCGCGAGATCCCGATGGGATTGACGCCGGCGGCCGTGAACCGCTGGGCCTTCACCACCAAGGAGCCGATCGGCATCGTCGCGGCGATCTCGGCCTTCAACCACCCGCTCAACCTGATCGTCCACCAGGTCGCGCCGGCGATCGCGGTCGGCTGTCCGGTCATCATCAAGCCGGCGAGCACGACGCCGCTGTGCTGCCGCGACTTCGTCGCGCTGGTGCACGAGGCCGGCCTGCCGGAAGCCTGGTGCCAGACCTTCCTGCCGGAGACCAACGAGCTCGCCGAGGCGCTCGCCACCGACCGGCGCGTCGCCTTCCTCAGCTTCATCGGCTCGGCCAAGGTCGGCTGGTACCTGCATTCCAAGCTGGCGCACGGCGCGCGCTCGGCGCTGGAGCATGGCGGGGCGGCGCCGGCGATCGTCGACCGCAGCGCCGATCTCGACCGGATCATCGAGCCTGTCGTCAAGGGCGGCTTCTACCATGCCGGCCAGGTCTGCGTGTCGACGCAGCGCATCTATGTGCATGAAGAGATCGCCGACGCCTTCACCGAGCGGCTGGTGGCGCGTGTCGCCAAATTGCGCACCGGCGATCCCACGCTGAAGGAGACCGAGGTCGGCCCGCTGATCCTGCCCAAGGAAGCGGATAGGGTGGCAAGCTGGATCGACGAAGCCGTGAAGGGCGGGGCCAAGCTCGCGCTCGGCGGCAAGCGGCTGTCGGAGACGACGCTGGAGCCGGCTGTGCTGCTCGACCCCGCCGTCGACGCCAAGGTCTCGCAGCTCGAGGTCTTCGGCCCACTGGTCTGCGTCTACCGCTACAGCAAGCTCGACGAGGCCATCGCCCGGGCCAATTCGCTCAACGTCGCCTTCCAGGGCAGCGTTTTTGCGCAGGACATCGACGTTGCCCTGCACGTCGCCGAGCGGCTCGATGCCTCGGCGGTGATGGTCAACGACCCCACCGCCTTCCGCACCGACTGGATGCCCTTCGCCGGCCGCAAGGAATCCGGCTACGGCACCGGCGGCATCCCCTACACCATGCGCGACATGACGCAGGAGAAGATGATCCTGATGAACCGGCGCTGA
- a CDS encoding acetolactate synthase large subunit — MTKGSDLLVAALENEGVDRIFGVPGEENLDVVESLRTSKIELVLTRHEQAAAFMAATHGRLTGRPGVCIATLGPGALNFSTGAAYAHLGAMPMILITGQKAIMSAKQARFQIVDVVASMKPLTKMTRQIVSAASIPSVVRDAFRVAMEERPGPVHLELPEDIAGEEVADVPIIPVHPLELPVADPRAIARAAEMILAAKRPLIMIGAAGNRPRLVEPLSDFVRRVKLPFFNTQMGKGAVTGGSNLYVGTAALSEGDYVHQAVDRADLIIAIGHDTIEKPPFLMKSAGGPKVIHVAYQSATVEQVYHPDAEVIGDIGATVTALAELLGGRVEADPVMLELRQKILAHLNDRSEEDRFPITPQRIVHDIRAVMPEDGMVCLDNGMYKIWFARNYRTHVANTLLLDNALATMGAGLPSAMMAAMLHPKRRVMAVCGDGGFMMNSQEMETAVRLGLNLVVVVLNDSAYGMIRWKQAVDGFQDYGMSFGNPDFVAYAKAYGAKGSRVGSAAELVPTLETAFKGGGVHLVEVPIDYSENTRVLVEELRNKTPDIELA; from the coding sequence ATGACGAAGGGTTCCGATCTCCTGGTGGCCGCGCTCGAGAACGAGGGCGTCGACCGCATCTTCGGCGTTCCCGGTGAGGAAAACCTCGACGTGGTCGAGTCGCTCCGGACCTCGAAGATTGAGCTCGTCCTGACCCGGCACGAGCAGGCCGCCGCCTTCATGGCGGCGACGCATGGCCGGCTGACCGGGCGTCCCGGCGTCTGCATCGCGACGCTCGGCCCCGGCGCGCTCAATTTCTCGACCGGTGCGGCCTATGCCCATCTTGGCGCCATGCCGATGATCCTGATCACCGGACAGAAGGCGATCATGAGCGCCAAGCAGGCGCGCTTCCAGATCGTCGACGTCGTCGCCTCGATGAAGCCCCTGACCAAGATGACCCGGCAGATCGTCAGCGCCGCCAGCATCCCGTCGGTGGTGCGTGACGCCTTCCGCGTCGCGATGGAGGAGCGGCCCGGCCCGGTCCATCTCGAACTGCCGGAGGACATCGCCGGCGAGGAGGTCGCCGACGTGCCGATCATCCCGGTGCATCCGCTGGAGCTGCCGGTGGCGGATCCGAGGGCGATCGCACGCGCCGCCGAGATGATCCTCGCCGCCAAGCGGCCGCTGATCATGATCGGCGCCGCCGGCAACCGGCCGCGGCTGGTCGAGCCGCTCTCCGATTTCGTGCGGCGGGTGAAGCTGCCCTTCTTCAACACCCAGATGGGCAAGGGCGCCGTCACCGGCGGCTCCAACCTCTACGTCGGCACGGCCGCCCTGTCAGAGGGCGACTATGTCCACCAGGCGGTCGACCGGGCCGACCTGATCATCGCGATCGGCCACGACACGATCGAGAAGCCGCCCTTCCTGATGAAGAGCGCCGGCGGGCCGAAAGTGATCCATGTCGCCTACCAGTCGGCGACAGTCGAGCAGGTCTACCACCCCGATGCCGAGGTCATCGGCGATATCGGCGCGACCGTCACGGCGCTGGCGGAGCTGTTAGGCGGCCGGGTCGAAGCCGATCCGGTCATGCTGGAGCTGCGCCAGAAGATCCTCGCGCATCTCAACGACCGCTCGGAAGAAGACCGCTTCCCGATCACGCCGCAGCGCATCGTCCACGACATCCGCGCGGTGATGCCGGAGGACGGCATGGTCTGTCTCGACAACGGCATGTACAAGATCTGGTTCGCGCGGAACTACCGCACCCATGTCGCCAACACGCTGCTGCTCGACAATGCGCTGGCGACGATGGGCGCCGGCCTGCCCTCGGCGATGATGGCGGCGATGCTGCATCCCAAGCGCCGGGTCATGGCGGTCTGCGGCGATGGCGGCTTCATGATGAACAGCCAGGAGATGGAGACCGCCGTCCGCCTCGGCCTCAACCTCGTCGTCGTCGTCCTCAACGACAGCGCCTATGGCATGATCCGCTGGAAGCAGGCGGTCGACGGTTTCCAGGATTACGGCATGAGCTTCGGCAATCCCGATTTCGTCGCCTATGCCAAGGCCTATGGCGCCAAGGGCTCGCGCGTCGGTTCGGCGGCCGAGCTGGTGCCGACGCTGGAAACTGCGTTCAAGGGCGGCGGCGTCCATCTCGTCGAGGTTCCCATCGACTATTCGGAGAACACGCGCGTGCTCGTCGAGGAGCTGCGCAACAAGACGCCGGATATCGAGCTGGCCTGA
- a CDS encoding ornithine cyclodeaminase family protein, with product MSNPLLYLSHKDVRACAVTPREAREAVLGAFRDHAAGRNRSLPKTALSLGPGHAFQAMTAASQAQAIATVKWVASAPTQAGSTVPSVSALICVSDYATGAPLAVLDGDEITLVRTAAMSAATASLLAPPDARTIGFVGCGLQAHAHLAAFHDLFPSLDNALMLSRSRSSAERLAEAAAARGLATEIVDDADMLLARSDIVISMIPATPGLRAFLDPRRMKPASFAAAVDTGRSWLPEALPAFDILATDSLAQSQAPYDVEGQPVTSVRFGHDLAGLSQTPLADAGTKRSLFCFRGFALADLALAHLVLEKARAAGIGTSLPR from the coding sequence ATGAGCAATCCCCTCCTTTATCTCTCGCACAAGGACGTGCGGGCCTGTGCCGTGACTCCGCGCGAGGCGCGCGAGGCCGTGCTCGGCGCCTTCCGTGACCATGCCGCCGGCCGCAACCGGAGCCTGCCCAAGACTGCATTGTCACTCGGACCCGGCCACGCCTTCCAGGCGATGACGGCAGCCTCGCAAGCGCAAGCGATCGCCACGGTGAAGTGGGTCGCCTCCGCTCCGACACAGGCGGGCAGCACCGTACCGAGCGTGAGCGCTCTGATCTGCGTCAGCGACTATGCCACCGGCGCGCCGCTCGCCGTCCTCGACGGCGACGAGATCACGCTGGTGCGGACCGCGGCGATGTCGGCAGCCACCGCCTCGCTGCTCGCGCCGCCGGATGCACGCACGATCGGCTTCGTCGGCTGCGGCCTGCAGGCCCATGCCCATCTCGCCGCCTTCCACGATCTCTTTCCCAGCCTCGACAACGCCCTGATGCTGAGCCGCAGCCGGAGCTCGGCCGAACGCCTGGCGGAAGCTGCCGCAGCGCGGGGCCTCGCCACAGAGATCGTCGACGATGCCGACATGCTGCTCGCCCGCAGCGACATCGTCATCTCCATGATTCCGGCGACGCCGGGCCTGCGCGCCTTCCTCGATCCCAGGCGGATGAAGCCTGCTTCCTTTGCTGCGGCGGTCGACACAGGCCGCAGTTGGCTGCCCGAGGCGCTGCCTGCCTTCGACATCCTGGCAACCGACAGCCTCGCCCAATCGCAGGCGCCCTATGATGTCGAGGGGCAGCCGGTGACGAGCGTCCGCTTCGGCCATGACCTTGCCGGACTCTCGCAGACACCGTTGGCCGATGCCGGGACTAAGCGCTCGCTGTTCTGCTTCCGCGGTTTTGCACTGGCCGATCTCGCGCTCGCGCATCTCGTCCTGGAGAAGGCGCGCGCCGCCGGTATCGGAACCTCCCTGCCCAGATAG
- a CDS encoding acyl-homoserine-lactone synthase yields MTLTTLTLETAKSLTQIKVCSCDRRRPLLKSRPEQRHDLGCSFRTLVRESRRRPARSPPPEKAMELCAHTTWAGSVRNSAFFIAEGFNMLMVIHGSDVGRRSALMNRAHRFRHSIFVDEKGWEELRQSDGCERDRFDDAHAVHHICLHGEEIVGYQRLLPTTRPHLLTDVLTDLCRRAPPRGPRVFEWTRFCVAQGHRELRPRGNSPFLELAQGVVEWGMARRVGTVTVAIDWRLMVIAMQLRFFVRPLGFPQRIGRDEVVALSMSFNRETLAAIQAARGCTDPVLPSTHWPSAA; encoded by the coding sequence GTGACGCTGACCACGCTGACATTAGAAACCGCCAAGTCTTTAACCCAGATCAAGGTCTGCTCTTGCGATCGCCGCCGCCCGCTGCTTAAATCACGACCTGAGCAGCGGCACGATCTGGGTTGTTCCTTCCGAACGCTCGTCCGCGAGTCTCGGCGGCGTCCCGCGCGATCCCCGCCACCCGAAAAAGCAATGGAGCTTTGTGCCCATACAACGTGGGCAGGCAGCGTGCGCAACTCGGCTTTCTTCATTGCCGAGGGGTTCAACATGCTCATGGTCATCCACGGCTCGGACGTCGGTCGGCGCAGCGCGCTGATGAATCGCGCTCACCGCTTTCGACACAGTATCTTCGTCGACGAGAAGGGCTGGGAGGAACTGCGTCAGTCCGATGGTTGCGAGCGTGACCGGTTCGACGACGCGCATGCCGTTCATCATATCTGCCTGCACGGCGAAGAGATTGTCGGTTACCAGCGCTTGCTGCCGACCACCCGGCCGCACCTCCTGACCGACGTGCTCACGGATCTGTGCCGGCGCGCGCCGCCGCGCGGGCCGCGCGTCTTCGAGTGGACGCGCTTTTGTGTCGCTCAAGGCCACCGGGAATTGAGACCACGCGGCAATAGCCCCTTCCTCGAGCTCGCCCAGGGCGTTGTCGAATGGGGAATGGCAAGGCGCGTCGGCACTGTCACCGTCGCGATCGACTGGCGTTTAATGGTTATCGCCATGCAGCTCCGCTTTTTCGTGCGGCCGCTCGGATTTCCCCAGCGTATCGGCCGAGACGAGGTCGTAGCCCTGAGCATGTCCTTTAATCGCGAAACTCTAGCGGCGATCCAAGCGGCGCGCGGTTGCACCGATCCGGTTCTGCCATCGACGCATTGGCCGTCGGCTGCCTGA
- a CDS encoding sigma-70 family RNA polymerase sigma factor, whose translation MTDSPQNEKTPPPAAKDVQAAKLHDSAVQNALVEAQKQILLFLQRRLGDRDAADEVLQRFSLRALERASQLRDVGMVRGWLGRILATTIADYQREAARRRRREIVIDQADVENHPVDEELDAAICNCLYRILPTLKAEYADIIWRADILGEPRERLAASLGTSLNNVTVRLHRGRQALRKRLEEMCRTCPVHGFLDCHCEKAEQFRKAFADAKAKADP comes from the coding sequence GTGACAGACAGCCCGCAAAACGAGAAGACTCCGCCTCCCGCCGCCAAGGATGTTCAAGCCGCAAAACTTCATGATAGCGCGGTGCAAAACGCGTTGGTCGAGGCGCAGAAGCAGATACTTCTATTTCTCCAGCGCCGCCTCGGCGATCGGGACGCCGCCGACGAGGTCTTGCAACGGTTCTCGCTGCGGGCCCTGGAACGAGCGTCGCAGCTTCGCGATGTGGGAATGGTGCGCGGCTGGCTAGGCCGGATCCTGGCGACGACAATTGCCGACTATCAACGAGAAGCGGCACGACGGCGTCGACGCGAAATCGTAATCGATCAGGCGGACGTCGAGAACCACCCCGTCGATGAGGAGCTCGATGCGGCGATCTGCAACTGCCTCTATCGCATATTGCCGACACTGAAAGCGGAATACGCCGATATCATCTGGCGTGCGGATATCCTCGGGGAGCCACGTGAGCGCCTGGCGGCAAGTCTCGGGACTTCGTTGAACAATGTGACCGTTCGATTGCATCGCGGCCGGCAGGCGCTGCGGAAACGTCTCGAGGAGATGTGCCGAACCTGCCCAGTGCACGGGTTCCTGGATTGCCATTGCGAAAAGGCCGAACAATTTCGCAAGGCGTTCGCCGATGCCAAAGCCAAGGCCGACCCTTGA
- the ppk2 gene encoding polyphosphate kinase 2, with amino-acid sequence MGKKEKREAAGKALHELQVELSRLQKHVIKSGTKVLVLFEGRDASGKDGTIKRVVEHLSPRETRVVALGKPSDRDQKSWYFQRWVPHLPAGGEIVLFNRSWYNRAGVERVMGFCSTAEYDEFLTTAPLFEQLLAHCGVTILKYYLDISRTEQKRRLKERRDDPLKQWKLSPIDDTATKHWNDYSAARNEMLARTHTPFAPWTVVRADDKSEARLNVIRDLLTRFDFGGKDRARDLPDPNVVFPYDKAALTNGLIAE; translated from the coding sequence ATGGGCAAGAAGGAAAAACGCGAAGCCGCCGGCAAGGCACTTCACGAGCTTCAGGTGGAATTGTCGCGCCTTCAAAAACACGTCATCAAATCCGGGACGAAAGTTCTCGTGCTTTTCGAAGGCCGCGACGCGTCCGGCAAAGATGGAACGATAAAGCGGGTCGTCGAACATCTCAGCCCGCGCGAGACGCGCGTGGTCGCGCTGGGCAAGCCGTCTGACCGCGATCAAAAGTCCTGGTATTTCCAGCGTTGGGTGCCGCATCTCCCGGCAGGCGGAGAGATCGTGCTGTTCAATCGCAGTTGGTACAACCGTGCCGGCGTCGAGCGGGTGATGGGATTCTGCAGCACCGCGGAATATGATGAGTTCCTCACAACGGCGCCACTCTTCGAACAGTTGCTCGCCCATTGCGGCGTCACCATCCTCAAATACTATCTGGACATCTCCCGGACCGAACAAAAGCGTCGGCTGAAGGAGCGACGAGATGATCCACTGAAGCAGTGGAAGCTCAGTCCCATCGACGACACCGCAACAAAACATTGGAACGACTATAGCGCAGCCCGGAACGAGATGCTGGCTCGCACGCACACCCCATTCGCGCCATGGACCGTCGTCCGCGCGGATGACAAATCAGAGGCCCGGCTCAATGTCATCCGAGACCTTCTGACGCGCTTCGACTTCGGCGGCAAGGATCGCGCTCGGGACCTACCGGATCCGAACGTCGTATTCCCGTACGACAAAGCGGCGCTGACGAACGGCCTAATTGCGGAGTAA
- a CDS encoding Crp/Fnr family transcriptional regulator translates to MSLDRASLTEKTARSLRRDDWETVERERNGLVLRELSLAEASRRGCARGDELIRRRGRQESQDGPPASAPVGGALPGEQHRLLARYHTGDRKIEAGRDLFSIGWTGKSVFNLLDGWVAVYTLLEDGRRQIVQFALPGAILGILPSRRGPATVGAQALTDVSVCVIPTSVLTAHTRTEPEICLRLVRSLARDCSLAFDHLTSIGRRSARERVAHLLLELFTRYRAQWPGNHIEEMTLPLTQEQIGDATGLTFVHVNRVLSAMRKEGIVQFHYRRLRILNPDRLIEVAGVDPETAIGWLERRPWA, encoded by the coding sequence GTGAGCTTGGATCGAGCGTCTTTAACAGAAAAGACAGCCCGGTCGCTCCGCCGCGACGATTGGGAAACCGTTGAGCGCGAGCGGAATGGACTGGTGTTACGTGAATTGTCGTTGGCTGAGGCGAGCCGCCGGGGCTGTGCGCGGGGCGATGAGTTGATCCGGCGCCGGGGGCGCCAGGAGTCGCAGGATGGTCCGCCGGCAAGCGCGCCGGTCGGCGGAGCGTTGCCGGGTGAGCAGCACCGTCTGCTTGCCCGTTATCACACGGGCGATCGCAAAATTGAAGCTGGCCGCGACCTGTTCAGCATCGGCTGGACGGGCAAATCGGTCTTCAACCTGCTCGACGGCTGGGTGGCCGTCTACACGCTCTTGGAAGACGGTCGGCGGCAAATCGTTCAGTTCGCGCTGCCAGGTGCGATCCTTGGGATTTTGCCGTCCAGGCGGGGACCGGCCACGGTGGGCGCGCAGGCCTTAACGGATGTGAGCGTTTGCGTCATCCCGACGTCTGTCCTGACCGCCCATACGCGCACCGAACCGGAGATCTGCCTCCGACTCGTGCGGTCGCTTGCCCGCGATTGCAGCCTCGCGTTCGACCATCTTACCAGCATCGGACGGCGTTCGGCGCGAGAGAGGGTCGCTCACCTGCTTCTGGAGCTGTTCACGCGCTACCGGGCGCAATGGCCCGGCAATCATATCGAAGAGATGACGCTACCGTTGACGCAGGAGCAGATTGGCGATGCTACCGGCCTGACATTCGTCCATGTCAACCGCGTCCTGAGCGCCATGCGCAAAGAAGGGATCGTTCAATTCCACTATCGTCGATTGCGAATACTGAACCCAGATCGACTTATTGAGGTTGCCGGTGTGGATCCCGAAACGGCGATAGGCTGGCTTGAGCGACGCCCCTGGGCCTAG
- a CDS encoding DUF2933 domain-containing protein: MNHEQKPSNRFSAANIALYGFLAIAAFYLITEHRAHLLGWLPWLLILACPLLHVFMHGKHGGHGGHGDDESSSSSPPGQSPHQH; the protein is encoded by the coding sequence ATGAATCACGAGCAAAAACCGTCGAACCGCTTCAGCGCAGCGAACATTGCTCTGTACGGCTTTCTGGCGATCGCGGCATTCTACCTGATCACGGAACATCGCGCGCATCTGCTGGGCTGGCTGCCCTGGCTTCTCATCCTTGCTTGCCCGCTCTTGCATGTGTTCATGCATGGAAAACATGGCGGGCACGGTGGGCATGGCGATGATGAAAGCTCGTCGTCATCACCGCCTGGCCAATCCCCGCACCAGCATTGA
- a CDS encoding isoprenylcysteine carboxylmethyltransferase family protein: MHDSIPAYGLWSLVVLNSIVFIFFAFSFFKPATARDWRSFGAFSAFIVALFTEMYGFPLTIYLLSGWLQSRYPGVDWFSHDAGHLLEEFFGWRANPHFGPFHILSFVFIGGGFILISAGWNALYRAQRQHKLATTGIYARIRHPQYVGFVLVMFGFLLQWPTLLTLAMFPILVFMYWRLSKHEESESLAEFGDAYARYMREVPAFIPRLSAQRANVSG, encoded by the coding sequence ATGCACGACAGTATTCCAGCCTATGGTCTATGGTCCCTCGTTGTTCTGAACTCGATCGTGTTTATTTTCTTCGCGTTCAGTTTCTTCAAGCCGGCGACCGCTCGGGACTGGCGCTCTTTCGGAGCCTTCAGCGCCTTCATCGTCGCGCTCTTCACCGAGATGTACGGCTTTCCCCTAACGATCTACCTGCTCTCAGGCTGGCTGCAATCGCGCTATCCCGGCGTCGACTGGTTCTCGCACGATGCGGGCCACCTGCTCGAGGAATTCTTCGGCTGGCGTGCCAATCCCCATTTCGGCCCGTTCCACATTCTCAGCTTTGTCTTCATCGGAGGCGGCTTCATTCTGATCTCTGCCGGCTGGAACGCGCTTTATCGGGCGCAGCGGCAGCACAAGCTCGCAACAACAGGCATCTACGCGCGGATCCGGCACCCGCAATATGTCGGTTTCGTCCTGGTCATGTTCGGGTTCTTGCTGCAATGGCCGACCCTGCTGACGCTCGCCATGTTTCCCATCCTTGTATTCATGTATTGGAGGCTGTCCAAGCACGAAGAAAGCGAGTCCCTTGCCGAATTCGGCGACGCCTATGCGCGCTATATGCGAGAGGTCCCGGCGTTCATTCCCCGCCTCTCGGCTCAACGCGCCAATGTCAGCGGATGA